The genomic region GATAGTAGCTGACGCGAGGATCTTCAGGGTGTTCTAGAGAGCGGCGGAACAATAACCAACGTTGAAAACCATCTGATCTGTCACAATTAACTGGCACTTTCGCCCAGTCATAGTATCTTTCTCCCTTACTGCCAGCTCCACAGCTAAGACGTTGCCACAGCTGGCTGTCCGGCTGAGGTAACAGTTCTTGGGCTTGATAACGTTGCCAGCCAATAACTACAGGCTGCTTCTTGCTGACCGTGAGTATATACGGTTGTTTAGCAGTCTTTTCCAGCCACCACCACAATGAACCATCGTTGCCATAAACCTCATCAGCAACAAACCAGGCGGGACGTATTCCGTCTTTAAAAGCTGATTCCAACATCTGTTGTGCTAGTTGAGGTTTAGTCGCAAATGTGATTGATTTTGGAACTGCTCCCTTCTTACGTTTGCTTTGATCTTCACTCCATGTGCGCGGTAGATACAAACGGCGATCGATCAACGTATGTCCTTTGTCGCTAATGTAGGACATGAACACACCTACCTGGCAATTCTCCAAATGTCCAGTTGTGCCATAATACTGCACCTGTACGCCTACTGACTGCTCTCCTTGCTTCAGAAAACCTGTTTCATCAATTGCCAAAATATCTGTTTCACTCTTCAAATGCTCCACTGCATACTTTCTAATTTCTGCACACACTGCGTCCGCGTTCCACTGCGCCCGTCCTAGTAAATGTTGGAAGCGATAGGGATTGCTATACCCTACCTGTTCTGCCATTTGCCATCCATTCTTCCGCTCAACTGGGCTTAGTAGTGCCTGGATATAGTCATACGCTGCAAGACGTGCTTCAGAACGAGCGAAGTGCTTTCCCAGTTTTTGCTGAAACGCTTTCAATCTACTGCTCCATTGGGAGAGCGCTTCTAATGCAACACCTGTTAAAAACACGTTGGATGTATCAAGCATTGCTAAACTGTATTTCCTTACAAATCTAGTTTAGCTTATCTACAACTGTAATATTGAGATGGCACGACAGTTACAAGCGCAGGGTGAGGAAGTGGCTTTACTAGGCATGTTCGACACTTACAGCCCCCGTTTATTTATTCACAATCCCTCACTATTTCGCACAATTTATACTTACTTGCGTACTCTTTGGCGGCTGCCGCTACCAGAAAAACAAACTTATTTTCTGCAAAAGTTAGATTGGATACACTTGCTGTTGACTGGCAAACAAAGCAGCAAATATGACCTCTGGAACAACTACTCTTTATCTGAAAATGCCAACCCTTACAATATAGTGTTAATTGAGGCGCTAAAGCAGGCAACAATGGTAGATTACGTTCCGCAAAGTTACTCCGGTCGAGTGGCTCTGTTTACGAGTAAAGAAGTTTTGAGATGGTGTTACTCTACACCCGATCTCGGTTGGAATAGCTTTGTCGAGCCAGGAGTCGAGATCCACGAAATACCTGGTACGCATTTGGGTTTGTTGGACGAACCAAACGTGCAAGTATTAGCTTCTAAACTCAAGAATTGCTTGGAGCAAGCACAAGTTGGCGATCGTACGTTAAGCTTAGTCGATAGCAGTTGTGTCATGGAGCTTTCGATCGGCTGAGTTTCTATACAATCGTCATTTGCAGTTTTATATCGCGAGCGATCGCATTCTTGCTAGAGATACTTCGCTAAAATGCAAACAAGCGCGATCGCTCGTTGTTTATCTCTAGCTTGCAGATGTCTACAGAAGTTTACCTCCTGTTCGAGAACCTGCTGTTTTTTGCGCTCGCCACGTCCTTTTTTGCCCTCGTCGGCTGGGCGTGGAGACA from Chroococcidiopsis sp. SAG 2025 harbors:
- a CDS encoding IS701 family transposase, with translation MLDTSNVFLTGVALEALSQWSSRLKAFQQKLGKHFARSEARLAAYDYIQALLSPVERKNGWQMAEQVGYSNPYRFQHLLGRAQWNADAVCAEIRKYAVEHLKSETDILAIDETGFLKQGEQSVGVQVQYYGTTGHLENCQVGVFMSYISDKGHTLIDRRLYLPRTWSEDQSKRKKGAVPKSITFATKPQLAQQMLESAFKDGIRPAWFVADEVYGNDGSLWWWLEKTAKQPYILTVSKKQPVVIGWQRYQAQELLPQPDSQLWQRLSCGAGSKGERYYDWAKVPVNCDRSDGFQRWLLFRRSLEHPEDPRVSYYQVFAKSDTTLETMVQIAGQRWRIEECFKFAKDQLGLGEYEVRSWHGWHRHITLVLAAQIFLTVLRHSCEPAIHSSTPPLPLVTTGSLTAFKAARGLLSD